The Natronogracilivirga saccharolytica region AACAAAAGGCCCAGTACCAGAATAACAGCAGTCAGCGAGAGTGTGGCAACCGGTCGCCGGATGGCTATGGATGGTAGACCACTGTGCTGAAAGTTGCTGCCGGGTTTGTTTTGAGAGTCGGTCATATAGCTAACAATATCGGGCGAAGATCTGTTATGATATCATTCGGGTCAGAAATAAATAAATTATAAATCAGCGCTTTTATTTAATGCCGGATAAGAGTGGTTTGTCAGTCGCGGAAGCCTGATCTGCGAAACTCTCCGACAACGGAAACGGCAGAACCATCGTCAAGCGCATCTATGTTGGCAGCTGCAACAGTATCATTTTCTTCAATACCGGAGATGATATGGGTCCACCCGTCACGCCGGACTCCCGTTTCGACAGAAGCAGCCGTAACCGTCGTTTGATTTTCATCAATCAGGAATACAACGGTCTCATTATCCCGTTCTGCAATAGCGCTTGTCGGCACTGTAAGGGCCGGGTCCTGATGGTCTGCGGAAAAAGAAACCCGGGCAAGATAGCCGGGACGAATGACCGGGTCTTCATCAGAGTGCTTCACCTGAAGTTCTACTGTAAAGAGCCTGGAATCAGCATCGACATCAGGGAAAATACGCCGGACCTGGCTTTCAAACTTGTGGTCTGGATACACATCAAGAGTAACATCAATGGTTTGCCCCTGTTCAACGCCTGACAAATCCATCTCCGAGATACCGGGTCTGATCACAAGGTTGTTCATGTCGACAATTTCAAAAATCTGCTCATTTTCTGATACACTGTTTCCAATTTCCACATCACGGGACGTTACAACGGCATTTTTGGGTGCGGTAATGTAGCTGTAGTCGATAAGTTGTTCCAGTCTTTCCACTTCATTTTCAGCCAGTTCAAATTCCCGTTTGTCAGCAAGGTATTCTGACTCGCTTATGGCCTCACGTTCGTAAAGCTGCCTGGACCTTTCATAGTTTGTTTCCGATTCAGCGAGTACTATTTGGGCACGATTTAATTCGATCTGCTGAAGCCTGGTATCGATTTCAGCCATGACATCTCCTTCCTGAACATGATCGCCTTCCTCAAAATAGACTTGCCGGACCAGCCCGGAAATTTGGGAGGCGACAAACACCCGTTGATAGGGCTCCACTTTGGCAGATGTCCGGACCCTGTGTGATAGATCTCTGTATTCCGCGGAAGCTATCGTGACTGAAGTCGCGTCGGTTTCATCAGAGACGTCAGTTTCGCTATTGCAGGCTGAAAATACAAGCAGACCAAGAATCACGGAAAGGGTGACGGGTGTAAGTATTTTGTTCATGGGAAAATAGCTTTCCGGGTGAAATGTATGATTCTTGAGCAAGATTATGAAAGTTATCTGGATGCAGATAATAACTCTTTTACAGCGTTGTCTTTAAAACAAGCATAAGCCTGAAATAATTTCACTTCAACGAGTTATAACAATTTCACAGGATAAGAGATAAGCTCTGAATTAACAGGGTGTAAAGGAGCGGTGGTGACATCCCCTGGCGTGAAAAATTTGCAATTCAGTGGACGGGCTGGCATTTATACGTGCTGAACATGCCGTGGCTGTCTCAGAAACCCTGTTTGATGAGTTCCTGCAAGGGTCGTTTTTGCATATGCTCCCTTGGTTTAACCGGATGCATCTTCAACACAAATTGCGGGTGACCGGGAAGGTTGATCTGCTCTCTGATCCATTTCCTGCAGCAATCGGTGCTGATTACAGGCAGCGCCATCATACCTGCATCCTCACATTGCCTGAGATGTATCATCATGTTTCCGAGCACTTCGCCTGATCGCAGCCAATTGTACCGGTTATCGGTCCTGGTGTACAGTATAAAGTACCTGTGTTTTAATTCTTCCGGAATCCCGGAACCACTGCCTGCGGTAAAAGAATTATTGAAAAAGCTGTCGGACAGTATCACTTCATCTTCATAGATGGTGTCGGAATCGGATTCTGACCGGAGCAGTAAATTCAGACTATTTCTGAAATACTCAGTATCCAGCTTTTTGGCGCAGTTCGACCTGAAGTATTTTTCGAAACGCAGGTTTTCATCATCATTTTGAACCGTCAGCTCGGTATCCTTTTGACGGGCAATACGTGTTATATCCTGCTGGATTTTTTCGATGCAGCGTTTTTGGGAAGTTGGTGCCTGTTCAGTATCTGTAGGATCGCCGGGACCCTTAAGCTTAATAAAAGCAACAAGGTTTTCTTCTTCGAATCTTGGAAAATAGCTTGTTTTTTGCATCCACCCTTTTTCCCGGATGGCATGGGACAAATGTGAAATGAATGTGCCGCAACTGGCAAGCTGAAGCCGTCCGTGCGGATCAACCGGTTCAAGCTCCGGAATTTTGTTCAGATACAGCTCAATGGTGTTCCCGCATACGCGAAATCTCCACGGCTGAGAGTTCAGAACGGACGGGGCTCGGCGGGCCTGTTGTAATATATCGGTTATTACATCTTTCATTGTATGTTGCAGATCACATTATTTGCATCTGAAACATGTATCAGATGCAGTATAATCACTTTTTGAGTTTGGTTTCGCATAAGTTTGCGGCGATCAGCGTCACTAAAAGTAAAAAGCATTTTTTAGAAACATGTGAACCGGGCTTTTGGTTTCTGAAATTGAAGTCAGTGATTATCCTGCTTTGCCAGAACAATGAGATCGAAAAAGACAGTAAGGTCTTCATGAGCGCGGATCAGTCCACCAAGTGCTGTAGGCGGTTCAATGTCAAAATCATGCATGGAAATCTCTTTGTGCCCTTTTACCCGGTATCTGCCGTCCCCTTCCGAACGCCCCTGTGTAATCAGGGTGATCTTGCGATCGACACCGGCAACATTCAGTGTACCTTCAATGGTGTAAGCCCGGAAATCACCGGCAAAAAGTGAGTCAGGTTTGGACCCGTTCTCTTCGATTGGATCAGCCTTCTCAAAATCAAATGTTATGTATTCGTATTCATCTGATTTCAAAGCCTCATACATGTCACGGTTCATGCGGGACCTGCCGCAGTCGAAACTTTCAATCGGGACTTTCAGATTGACATTCAGCCCGGGCTGATCGCCGGAACCGGCGCTTTCCCCGGAAGCGTGATTGTCCGTCCGTGAACCTTCATTGCTGTTACCGCTTCCGGCATTGCCTGCCAGATGCGCTGGTGTGGCAGCAGATGAGGTTTCGACGTAGGGTCCGCCTCCATCATGAGCCTGTCCGGCAATATCCGGGTCCTTACGCATCGTCCCGTAATTTTCCATGTAGGCCGTACCCTCTATGGACATGGCCACACAGTCAAAACTGTGAACGGAAGAAGACCCTTCAAGCCACAACTTACTGTCTACGTGTGTTTCGAAATAGACCTGTCCGGATACATCTTCAGAAAAGGCGAAGAACAGGAAGCATGCAGACAGTAAAAGTGACCTGGTCCACAGGGTGTGTTCGGACAAGGTACTCATAGGTCCCCGGGGATTATTTTTCCAGAATCAGCTCAAATTCGATGGTCATTTCATCACGTGCGCGTACGGACCCAAGCATGGCTGTAGGAGGTTCGATACCGAAATCAGACATTTTCAGATCTTGCGAACCGCTGATAACTAGTCTGCCGTTTTCCTGTTCAGCGATTTCAACATCATGAACAATTTCGTGTGATGCTCCGGCAGCACTGATATTTCCCTTGACCGTGAGCTTATACCCCGGATTGTCAAGTGAAGCAAGTTCTTCGGCTTCAACCAGATTGTATGTGATCTCGGGATAGTCATCCTCTTTAAGATACTCATGCATGTTTCTGTTCATACGCCGGGAGTCAGCATCAATATCACCAACCGGAATGCTGACAGTGACGCTTTCAAACCAGGAGGCTTCGGCCTCGGACCAGTCTTTACCTTCCGGGTTATTAATCGTTATTTCACCGTTGATGGTCTTCACTTCAGCATCCCAGTCGGTAACATTGGCCGATCCGTAAATGTACATATGTGATTCATCAGAGATGGTGAATGTCTGGGCGGAAGCCTGGGTAAACTGTCCGGCTGCAAAGAAAAACAGCAGGGTGAGAAGATATGGTGTGATTCGGTTTGTAAGCATAAAGAAAAAATTTATAAACAGAGCCTAAGGTAAACTCTGTCAGATTAGACGTTAATATACTTTTTAGTGTTTAAGAAACTTAATTCAAAAAACTTGATAATCGCTTCGAATTTTTTGCCGATTAATGTGTTAAATTCGTGTAGTCAGAGGAGAGCGTTTATTCCGAACTACGAAAAATCATCCGAAACTTCAGCTGATTTCCTTTGACCACGGTAAGGAGTACCGGCAACAAGAAGTCAACTGTAATTTCTTTACTTATTCGTTATCAGGTAATAGGCTATACCCTGAATATGAGGTAGGAAATCTCCTGCGTTGTTTTGTAGTGAAAAATCCTACAACTCTTTCTCATTGACAAAATGCATGGCCTGCTGAAGCAGCGACGCCCTGTCGGGTATATTGAGCTTTTCACTGATCCGCGATTTGTAGGTATCGACGGTTTTCGGGGAGATATTGAGGCGTTTAGCAATTTCTTTGGCCGGTTTCCCGCGGCCGATCAACCGGAATATTTCCAGTTCCCTGTCAGTAAGTCGTTCCAGCGGAGAGGCATTTTTGTTATCTGAAGCGGATGAAATTCCCATTAGCAGTTTCTGGCTTACCGCTTCACTGAGATAGAGTCCGCCATTTGCAATACGGCGTACGGCATCTACAATCTGTTCGCCGGCATGCAATTTCATGATATAACCCTGTGCTCCGGCCCTGACGGCACGTTCGGCAAACAACTCCTCCTCATGCCGGGAAACAACAAGAATGCGCAGGTCAGGATAACCGGAACGCAAATGCCGTATGAGCTCAATGCCATTCATGCCTGGCAGAGAAATATCGACAACGGCGATATCAGGCCTGGTCTCTTCGATCAGTCCGAAGGCCTCTTCAGCTGTGGACACCATGCCTGCAACCTCAAAATCAGGCTCTGTCTGAAGCGTCATCTCCATCCCTTTTTGCATCATGGGGTGGTCCTCAACCAAAACTATTTTATGACCCATATGATTGCCATTGAGTGATGATCGTTCAAGAGGTTTCCGCACCGGCACTGTCCAGACTGTAAGATGATTCCGAAGCCGGAATCTTGCAGACAATACGGGTACCGTTATCAAAGTGCTGAATGTCAAGAGTGGCGCCTATCAGCCGGGCACGAAACTGCATGATATCCAGGCCGGAACCTTTTTTGTCCTGCCAGTTTGGTGAAAAACCCTTGCCGTTATCGGAGATGCCAAGTTCAGCAGCGTGATTGTCTGCATCGAGATCCAGCAGCACACTATCGGCAAGTCCATGCTTCACTGCATTGCTGATGGCTTCCTGGGCTATCCGGAAGAGATGTTCTACAGCGGAGTTGTCGTGAAAAACCGGGGCGTTTTTTTCCTTGAAAGTGCAGGTAACGCCAAACAGTCTTTCGGCATTTTGTGCCAGCCGTTCCAGAGAGGTGACAAGTCCCCGGACTTCAAAGTCAACCGGCAGCAGGCCGCGCGACAGGTTTCTCGCATATTGATCGGCATCTTTGATCAGACGTGTAATTTCTTCGGCCTGTTCCGCGGCTTCCGAATGCTCATTTTTCAGCCTGTTTTTCAGGCTTTGACTCATCAGCCCGATGCCGGTGAGCATCTGTCCCAGTCCGTCGTGAAGATCCTGCCCGATGCGCCTGCGCTCATGGTCACTTGTATTCAGGACTTCCTGTTCCAGGCTCCGCTGTTCCGTTATGTCCCTGACAATCCCGGTGAAGTGCCGTTTGTTGTCGATGTGAAACTCACTGACGGCAAGATAGAGCGGGAATGTGGTACCATCCTTGCGGAGGCCGGTGACTTCACGGCTGCTGCCGATAATTCTTTTTTGTCCGGTTGATGAGTACTGCTCAATATACCGGTCATGTTCCGACCGGAACGGTTCCGGCATGAGCATGCTGACATTTTTACCGATAACCTCATCTTCCCTGTATCCGAAAACTTCCTGTGCCGCCTTGTTAAACAATCCGATATTGCCGTTGGCATCAATAGTTATGATGCCGTCAACAGCGGTGTCCAGAATGGCTTTGGATCGTGATTCGCTCTTTTTCAGCTCCCTGTCCTTGGCATCCCTGGCAAGTTTGCCGGCCAGCATGTTCGCAATTGTTTTCAGAAAATCCTGTTCATGCTGCAGGAAGTTTTTTTTATTGCGGTCATAAACGGCAAGAACGCCGCTTGCACTATCTTCACCCGGTATGCGGGTGCTCATGGATGACCGGAATTCGCGAAAACATTCACGATCGGGCGGATAGTATACTTCGGATTCGGAAAAGTCCGAAACCGCAATCACCCCGGAGCTGTCCATGGTAGTCTGCAGGTGTGGATTCTCGATCCAGTTGGTTGTCTCCAGCTTGTCCATTTCGCAGAAGCCGCAGGCGGAATAGAGCCTTACCTGATTGGATTCCGGAATGCGCTGCAGAACCAGGCATCCGTCCACCTGAAGGACATCCCTGACCAGCCGGCTAAGCATACCGTAAACTCTTTCATCTTCCTCATGACGCAGAAAGAAATCTGAGAGCGTTGCAATGGTATCCTGCTGCCGGGTCAGGAACTCTGACCCGGTAAGAGATTGTCGCGAACGCTGATCCGGTATCTTGAGCTGATTATTGCAGGTCTTCATAAGAGTGATATAACCGGATAATCACGTCATCCGGAAGTATTGATTCAGTAAAAGATGGCAATGACCGGCCGGGTTTCAGTTGCCGGCAAGCCATTACAGATCCGGACTGACGGTAACTGCCGGTCATTGATTGTGCAACAGAAGAAGATATCATTATATCTTTAACATACTTACAACTAACGATGTGTCAGTATAATTATTTATGCCGGATTGTTCTACTGGTAACAAGGAAAAAAATGCAGCTATGCCGATGCCGGTGGTGGCCGGCATAACGTGTCAGTTGCGGCGTTCTGAATGTGACTTTTTCATTCCTGAAAACATCCAAATTGAGGAGGCTATAATAAGCAGTCCGGTGATGAAGATTACAAAATGCAGATCAAACATATCAGCAATAATACCTGAAAAAATGGCTCCGAAGGCGTAACCTCCGTCCCGCCACAAGCGAAAGACGCCAACGCTTTCTGCGCGGTCCTGCGGATGTGTGAGATCGGCAATAGCGGCGAGAAAGGTTGGATAAACCATAGCCGTGCCAGTTCCAAGGAGTGCTGCCACGAGAATGAATGCCGAGTAGCTTTCAAGTACGGAAAAAAGCAGCAAACTGATTCCCTGAACCAGCATTCCGGTCCAAAGCATATGTCTGCGCCCGGTATAATCGGATAATTTGCCGGTAAAAATTTGCAGTATTCCCCAGAACGCAGGGTATACAGCTGCAATGACACCAATCTGACTTATGGATAGTCCGGAAGCCGCCAGAAACATCGGAAAAACGCCCCATGCCATGCCGTCCTTGAAGTTGGTCATCATGCCGGCTTGAGAAACAGCCATCAGACTCCGGTTGCCCCATGTGACTTCCCTGAAAAGGTTTTTCTTCTTTCGGATGCGGCTGTCATTTCCGGACTCGTAAGCGACAAATGGAGCGGTATCACGTACGATGAACAGAGACATGCCGAGTCCCGCCACAGCCAGGGCGATACCAAGGTAAAACGGATATGGTCTCAGGCCGAATTCTGCAGCAATCCATCCCGTCAGGAAGGCAACGGCCGCCACAGCCAGATAGCCGGCAAACTCATTCAGCCCCATGGCAAGACCCCGGTCCTTTTCACCGGCCAGGTCAATTTTCATGATGACATTAGCTGACCACGCCAGTCCCTGATTGATGCCCAGCAGGACATTGGCGGCTACAACCCAGCTCCATTCGGGAGCAAACATCAGCATGAAGGGAACGGGAAGGCCAAACAACCATCCGGTCACCAGCATGTTCTTGCGCCCGAATTTCTGGGCAAAACGACCGGCAAAGTAGTTTGACAGTGCTTTGGTGATTCCGAAGACTACAATAAATGAAAAAATCGCAGATCGGGCGGCAATGCCAAAGTCAGACTCGGCAATTTCAGGCAGAATGGTGCGCTCGAGTCCGACCATGCCACCGACAAAAGCGTTGATCAGAACAAGCAGTGCAAACTGTCTCCAGTTTTTTTTCAGACCCGGTTTGTGGGTATGATCACCGGGTGATGCAGTTGAATGCAAGCGCGGTTTATGAAACGGCAAGGCAGTGCGGGTTAAGTGTAAGAATTTGACCGGGAGCAGGAGTTGACCCGAAAGATGTATGTCTCAAGTTATTCTACCCAATACACCAAAATGATAAGGTTTCAGTACTAAAGGACCTTTGAAAACCCTGAACCCCGACTTTTGAAATTGTGATACGATATACTCCGGGGTTGGACGAATAGATAAATCGGGGCCGCGGGGTGTGGGAATGTCACTGCGCCAATGAATGATGCCGGCAAGTCCACCGGGCTTCAAAATACGCCGGGCCTCACCGAGCAGTTCTTCCGGATGTTCATGATGCATGATATTAAAAAGCATGACATAGTCGGAGACGTTATCGTGTAGTCCTGTGGATTCTGCAATTGCGTCACGTATATGTGTTTTGATGCTATCGGAAAGGTTTGTGCCGGCTGTCTGATGTATTTGTATGCTGTGATCCAGGTGTTGTTTCATTTGAGGATCAATGTCAAACGCATGCAGGGTTCCACTGATGCGCTTTGCGGCGGGTATTGTAAAGGTTCCGAATCCGAAACCGATTTCCACCACATGCCGAAGCTTGTAACTTACCTCCATCTCATCCAGAATTTTGTCAACATCAAAATGAGAAGACCAGTTCTGTTCATCAGGCATGCCGCTGTCTCGTACTTTCATCTGTTTTAAATATTTGGATTTATATCGCCATATGAACCGAAGGTCACGAAGTGAAATATCATGACCGAATGTGATCATGCATCAGTGTATCTGTGACCAGGTTGGGTTTCAAAATGTCATTACCTGATCGCTTTCGGCAATCCAGTTACCCAGTTCAGGCATTGTGCTCAGTTTTGCACCTTTGACAAATTTGTTTTCGGCGATGCCACGAGCCTTGGCACAGGTGCCGCAAACTCCAATTTCTGCACCTTTTGCAACTGAAAGCTTGAGCATTCGCTCGATGTTATAGTATCCTTCCGGCGTGTCCTGTCCCGCAACAGCACAGAGTGCTGCATCTGCCATCAGGAAAAGGCGTACGTGAATGTTCTCTTTGTGATCTTTAGCCAACTGGTTTGCTATACGCATGGCATTGTATGCTTTTTCAGTTCCGTAAGGAGCGTCATTGATAATGATCAGAATATTCTTCATCCGTTTGGCTGATTTTGAAGTTCATAGTGATGGTGTTTATAGTGAAATGCAGGGGATTTTTGCAGATACTATTCAACAGGCAGATCGTAACTCTGCCATTCGGGATAGCCGATATCCATTCGCGCGGCATCAAACCCGTGGTCCCGCAGTATGCGAACTGCATCATCCGACATGGCGCAAAGCGGGCCGCGGCAATAGGCTATGATC contains the following coding sequences:
- a CDS encoding efflux RND transporter periplasmic adaptor subunit, with translation MNKILTPVTLSVILGLLVFSACNSETDVSDETDATSVTIASAEYRDLSHRVRTSAKVEPYQRVFVASQISGLVRQVYFEEGDHVQEGDVMAEIDTRLQQIELNRAQIVLAESETNYERSRQLYEREAISESEYLADKREFELAENEVERLEQLIDYSYITAPKNAVVTSRDVEIGNSVSENEQIFEIVDMNNLVIRPGISEMDLSGVEQGQTIDVTLDVYPDHKFESQVRRIFPDVDADSRLFTVELQVKHSDEDPVIRPGYLARVSFSADHQDPALTVPTSAIAERDNETVVFLIDENQTTVTAASVETGVRRDGWTHIISGIEENDTVAAANIDALDDGSAVSVVGEFRRSGFRD
- a CDS encoding nitroreductase family protein — translated: MKDVITDILQQARRAPSVLNSQPWRFRVCGNTIELYLNKIPELEPVDPHGRLQLASCGTFISHLSHAIREKGWMQKTSYFPRFEEENLVAFIKLKGPGDPTDTEQAPTSQKRCIEKIQQDITRIARQKDTELTVQNDDENLRFEKYFRSNCAKKLDTEYFRNSLNLLLRSESDSDTIYEDEVILSDSFFNNSFTAGSGSGIPEELKHRYFILYTRTDNRYNWLRSGEVLGNMMIHLRQCEDAGMMALPVISTDCCRKWIREQINLPGHPQFVLKMHPVKPREHMQKRPLQELIKQGF
- a CDS encoding YceI family protein, which translates into the protein MSTLSEHTLWTRSLLLSACFLFFAFSEDVSGQVYFETHVDSKLWLEGSSSVHSFDCVAMSIEGTAYMENYGTMRKDPDIAGQAHDGGGPYVETSSAATPAHLAGNAGSGNSNEGSRTDNHASGESAGSGDQPGLNVNLKVPIESFDCGRSRMNRDMYEALKSDEYEYITFDFEKADPIEENGSKPDSLFAGDFRAYTIEGTLNVAGVDRKITLITQGRSEGDGRYRVKGHKEISMHDFDIEPPTALGGLIRAHEDLTVFFDLIVLAKQDNH
- a CDS encoding YceI family protein yields the protein MLTNRITPYLLTLLFFFAAGQFTQASAQTFTISDESHMYIYGSANVTDWDAEVKTINGEITINNPEGKDWSEAEASWFESVTVSIPVGDIDADSRRMNRNMHEYLKEDDYPEITYNLVEAEELASLDNPGYKLTVKGNISAAGASHEIVHDVEIAEQENGRLVISGSQDLKMSDFGIEPPTAMLGSVRARDEMTIEFELILEK
- a CDS encoding response regulator transcription factor; the protein is MGHKIVLVEDHPMMQKGMEMTLQTEPDFEVAGMVSTAEEAFGLIEETRPDIAVVDISLPGMNGIELIRHLRSGYPDLRILVVSRHEEELFAERAVRAGAQGYIMKLHAGEQIVDAVRRIANGGLYLSEAVSQKLLMGISSASDNKNASPLERLTDRELEIFRLIGRGKPAKEIAKRLNISPKTVDTYKSRISEKLNIPDRASLLQQAMHFVNEKEL
- a CDS encoding PAS domain S-box protein, producing the protein MKTCNNQLKIPDQRSRQSLTGSEFLTRQQDTIATLSDFFLRHEEDERVYGMLSRLVRDVLQVDGCLVLQRIPESNQVRLYSACGFCEMDKLETTNWIENPHLQTTMDSSGVIAVSDFSESEVYYPPDRECFREFRSSMSTRIPGEDSASGVLAVYDRNKKNFLQHEQDFLKTIANMLAGKLARDAKDRELKKSESRSKAILDTAVDGIITIDANGNIGLFNKAAQEVFGYREDEVIGKNVSMLMPEPFRSEHDRYIEQYSSTGQKRIIGSSREVTGLRKDGTTFPLYLAVSEFHIDNKRHFTGIVRDITEQRSLEQEVLNTSDHERRRIGQDLHDGLGQMLTGIGLMSQSLKNRLKNEHSEAAEQAEEITRLIKDADQYARNLSRGLLPVDFEVRGLVTSLERLAQNAERLFGVTCTFKEKNAPVFHDNSAVEHLFRIAQEAISNAVKHGLADSVLLDLDADNHAAELGISDNGKGFSPNWQDKKGSGLDIMQFRARLIGATLDIQHFDNGTRIVCKIPASESSYSLDSAGAETS
- a CDS encoding MFS transporter — encoded protein: MHSTASPGDHTHKPGLKKNWRQFALLVLINAFVGGMVGLERTILPEIAESDFGIAARSAIFSFIVVFGITKALSNYFAGRFAQKFGRKNMLVTGWLFGLPVPFMLMFAPEWSWVVAANVLLGINQGLAWSANVIMKIDLAGEKDRGLAMGLNEFAGYLAVAAVAFLTGWIAAEFGLRPYPFYLGIALAVAGLGMSLFIVRDTAPFVAYESGNDSRIRKKKNLFREVTWGNRSLMAVSQAGMMTNFKDGMAWGVFPMFLAASGLSISQIGVIAAVYPAFWGILQIFTGKLSDYTGRRHMLWTGMLVQGISLLLFSVLESYSAFILVAALLGTGTAMVYPTFLAAIADLTHPQDRAESVGVFRLWRDGGYAFGAIFSGIIADMFDLHFVIFITGLLIIASSIWMFSGMKKSHSERRN
- a CDS encoding class I SAM-dependent methyltransferase gives rise to the protein MKVRDSGMPDEQNWSSHFDVDKILDEMEVSYKLRHVVEIGFGFGTFTIPAAKRISGTLHAFDIDPQMKQHLDHSIQIHQTAGTNLSDSIKTHIRDAIAESTGLHDNVSDYVMLFNIMHHEHPEELLGEARRILKPGGLAGIIHWRSDIPTPRGPDLSIRPTPEYIVSQFQKSGFRVFKGPLVLKPYHFGVLGRIT
- a CDS encoding DsrE/DsrF/TusD sulfur relay family protein; amino-acid sequence: MKNILIIINDAPYGTEKAYNAMRIANQLAKDHKENIHVRLFLMADAALCAVAGQDTPEGYYNIERMLKLSVAKGAEIGVCGTCAKARGIAENKFVKGAKLSTMPELGNWIAESDQVMTF